Within the Gossypium raimondii isolate GPD5lz chromosome 12, ASM2569854v1, whole genome shotgun sequence genome, the region GTTTGGAATTGAGCTTTATCCTAGTACACCTATCGTATGGCACGAAAAGAGCTCAAAGAGTTAAAGATTTAGTCGCAAGAGTTACTTGATAGAGAGTTTATTCGACCGAGTGTATCTCTGTGGGGTGCACCAGTCTTGTTAGTAAAGAAGGATGGTACGATAAGAATGTGTATTGACTATAGGTAGTTGAATAAGTTaactattaagaataagtatcatTTTCCTCGacttgatgatttgtttgatcagtttagAGTTGCAACGGTGCTTTCTAAGATTGATTTAAGATCTGGATATTATCAATAGAAGGTGAAAGAGTCTGATATGTTGAAAACTACTTTTAGGACTTGATATGGGCACTATAAGTTTTTActgatgccatttggattaacTAATGCCCCTACTGTGTTCATAGATTTAATGAACCGATTACTCCATTCGTACTTGGATCAATTCATTGTGGTctttatagatgatattttggtatattctCATTCTAAGAAGGATCACAACGAGTATTTAAGGGTTGTTTTGTAGATTCTGTGAGATAAGCAGTTGTGTGCAAAGTTAAATAAGTCTGAATTTTGGCTTAAGAAAGTCATGTTTTTAGGTCATTTTGTATTAGTAGAAGGGATTCAAGTGGATCCAAAGAAAATAGAGGCGATTTTAGAATGGAAGCCGCCTAGGAGTGTTACTAAAGTTGGGAGTTTCTTGGGTTTGGCTGGCTATTATCGTAGATTCTTTGAAGGGTTTTCCCTTATTGATGCACCTTTAATGAAACTAATTTAGAAAGATGTGGTGTTTTGAGCAACTCAAGGAAGTTTTAACTAAGGCACTAGTGTTGATTGAACTAGAGCCTGGAAAAGATTTTttggtttatagtgatgctcAATATTTGGGTCTTGgttgtgtgttgatgcaagagggAAAAGTTGTGGCTTCTGTTTTGAGGCAGTTGAAGACTCATAAGCGCAATTATCCCACTCCTAATTTGGAGTTAGCCGCTGTGGTTTTTTCACTTAAGATTTGACGCCACTACTTGTATGGAGAGAAATGTGTTATCTATACAGATCATAATAGCCTTAAGTACCTCTTTacccaaaaggagttgaatttaagGCAAATGCGTTGTTGGATTGAGTTgttaaaggattatgattgtgtgATAAAGTATCATCCTGGTAAAGTGAATGTAgttgttgatgctttgagtaggaAGTCGATGTCGAAATTGAGAGCTATATTTGCACATTTAAGTTTGGGTAGTGGTGGTGGTTTGTTAACTGAACTACAAGTGAAGCCAACTTTGTCTCAAAAAATTAAGGTGAAGCAACGTTTAGATGGCGAGTTATTAAAGAGGATCCAAAAGGTTGAGCAAGGTGTTAAGGGAAATTTCGGAGTTGATAGTGATGGTATCTTAAATTTTTTGGGTAGGTTGTGTTTGTCGCATGATGTACATTTAAGGCAAGCGATTCTTACTGAGGCATATAGTAGCCCTTATGTTATGCATCCCGGTACTGGTAAGATGTATTATGGTCTTAGGGAGGTTTATTGGTGGCCTGTTTTGAAGTGTGATGTTACAGATTTTGTGACTCGATGTTTGGTTTTTCAAAAGGTAAAGTTGAACATTAGTTTCCTTAAGGTTTGTGTAGCTGATTGCGATTCCTAAACTGAAGTGGGAAAGGATCACTGTGGATTTTGTTTCAGGTTTTCCTTTGACTCCATCAAAGAAGGATTTGATTTGGGTTATAGTGGATCCATTTTCGAAGAGTGTGCATTTCTTAGTTGTGCGTACTAATTATTCTTTGTAGAGGTTAGCAGAGTTGTGTATTGTTGAGATTGTTCTTCTTCATGGGGTTCCAGTTTCAATTATTTTCTGATAGGGATCCACGGTTTACTTCTAGATATTGGAAGAGTTTGCAAGAAGCTTTAGGATCGAAGGTTAGTTTTAATACGACTTATCATCCTTAAACAGATGGTCAGTGGGAAAGggtaattcaagttttaaaagatatgttGTGAAGTTGTGTGATTGAGTTCAGTGGTATTTGGGAGTAACATTTGTGGCTAGCAGAGTTTGCTTACAACAATAGATTTCAAGCGAGTATTCTGTAACGCtagggtttgtgcaagtgtacacaatcgttatcaagtaataagtaagtatcgagttatcgtctccacagggattgtatttgtgctaagtcacttaatttgtaaaattatattaacaatttggtaaataaaaaacacaatatagttgagaagtggtgattaaaatatattaaactaaatgcaattatccctaatgcaaattatcctaagtatgcaaaatatatgattgaaatagattttagtaaaattaaacacaatttacaacaattataatattaataaactaggaaattactttaattaaactcaatttattatcaacatgcttaataacattcgaaaaaacattccatggcaactctaTCTTTCaagagtttggaaaccacattaggtcccttcgaaatcctttacttagtaaatacgcattttactaatccttatttactaaaggtttcttagcatttgtgtgaggtaacagggacgtgttaggtttgaaacaatttaatcacacaaacctaaaaactatgcagataacagagcttggttagaatttttatgcaacctacaattcaatcgagttaggatctaaatttagcatgcacatttcaattatgcgtccattatgctccttcgcttctttaggttgctcctttgctgatggctctccaaggtggccaaccaagtgttctttaagaggcttaattgctaaaatccttatgcaaggatgatgaaggggaaagataactaaaagagttgagagaatgatgaatgagtgagagatgatgggatgagggatgagggatgattgaaaaagtgagaaatgagctcttatttataggtgaggcaagggagctaatttgctaaaaataggagtgtccatcctgtgcaacttcctccaagagtggccgGCCATGAAATGAGGAAAGGTGGCTGATTTTCCCTTGATTtgtggtcaatttgagtgccacaacaactcggGACTGAGACTCGGTCATCTACAAATCTTTgggaaaatctctgatttctttaactcttcaaggactttgtataattaaaccaaaaaaatggtttatgacatccatgtgcagccaaaaattgggttgacttggtccccaatttgtacggttttgcaattagaagaaaactctcagacctgttaaaaaatagtagatagtttagaggactaagtaaaataatttaaccactttaattaatcaatttacttaattaattaaaacgcaatttattaatcaattattaaaaatgaattattaaatataactttatattttattatttaattacatcatgcatggcccactttattgcttaaaaatataatatgctcaaattaatataaaataagccattttatgcatgaaaactatataataaagtataaaatcacattttaataatttctttgtcctaatttcatattttcgcttatttcattaatttattaaacaattactttattttaacaacaaatttatgTGAAAAGctaatgaattatataggaaaaatcctatatatttttcagtttaagtacccccaaacttaaaccattgctcgtcccgagtaatttTCATGCACAAcacaaggtcttgctaaggcaaattttgctaagagtgtaagtagcatcaatctttgtctcataatcatgcatcaataaattcatgctcatagaCCTTCTTTATTAAGaagtaactcatatacaaacattttgaaaattttattctaagtttcaagatatgtcaacatgaatcatagtttgcatgtatgtcatagccatagataatattcttcattcaacacaatttctcatcaatcaagcaaaacaatcataagacttatttatgatcttcatatgttgaacttaatatttcctctccactaatgtaggtgacataaccATCAAATCAGTatgtcttttataaggttgtaatggggctcggTTAAAGGTGAGGATTTTAAGAGACGGGACATTTTggtttcaaaatcttaacctttaacttgtcttggatttctcgaaattcaacctttttcttcaagtgaacctGTGAaattcccccaaacttattttgaactcatactcatacattttctttttggagattgagcaaatttttcttcactcattctttgtctttgttgttgtttttttcttgtaaGCATGAGCatatacatctttatgaaaatttcctcaaatgttgattcccaagacaactttagttaagataggtgcacaaaattaggataattttaaaaatatggtaCTGGCTTACAATGTAGGTTTATTACAATGAAATGGCCTTTAAGCTCAAAACTATAGTTTtaagggtctaatatcataaggTGGGCTTGAAAAGACTCAAACGATCCAATGAAAAATGatgcctatatcattttagatttttatgtcccctaggatttcgcctcaagaaagttactaagttaattctaaatatataaaccttcatgcatgtctaatctcaagagaaactaagttttcatggcaaacattacctaagactaagatcataaaaacattccatttttcatgataacatacaatcactcatataaaatcatcattcatgcttgcatacaagctatcttattaaaaagaatttctctaaacattcatttattaaaacgtacttatgaaagaaatgatttgaaacatatttgaaaattttaaaaatttcgagcaattatttgccttaccccatttaaaaagaaacaatgttCTCATTACGAGAATAAAGTagtgaatgaaaactgaacaccaagtagggttgtaaagaaagagaggtgagtcattaagactgcttaaataccaagtctttcctaataacccaatcctagacatgttcattctcATTCCCACAtcacttaatctttttctttctaaagaagtatttattcatgcttgctatgttttattttgcaaaaattaaatcctaattactaaagaaataaattcctaaacaccgaaaaataattaaataaataacaagactaGAATcccctcttttatttttctaacttattccccttgtcttctttagctcCATCTTCGCTTACATTGTCAGTCTATTCtgtccatgtctcaaagatagcatctgggaactcaggtacaaaagtattagagatattcttaaaagtatttcgaattgaatcatctctaatttttgcatatttccagtaagtttgtttctgattgtgcatgaatttggacatatccatcaaaattgacaactctaatttccttgaagtacttgcagaagtcggcatgggagttgtatattcaagttcaacacttagcttgactggttcttctttTGGCTTAACCCTAGGTTCAGGGTTTTCAACTCCTTTAGCT harbors:
- the LOC105762023 gene encoding uncharacterized protein LOC105762023, with the protein product MRCWIELLKDYDCVIKYHPGKVNVVVDALSRKSMSKLRAIFAHLSLGSGGGLLTELQVKPTLSQKIKVKQRLDGELLKRIQKVEQGVKGNFGVDSDGILNFLGRLCLSHDVHLRQAILTEAYSSPYVMHPGTGKMYYGLRELIAIPKLKWERITVDFVSGFPLTPSKKDLIWFQLFSDRDPRFTSRYWKSLQEALGSKWYLGVTFVASRVCLQQ